From a region of the Panicum virgatum strain AP13 chromosome 2K, P.virgatum_v5, whole genome shotgun sequence genome:
- the LOC120659978 gene encoding dirigent protein 1-like, whose protein sequence is MAAAVKQKQAASVALVFLLAVLVAPPPAAVVAADGDGTTHLSFFMHDIVSGSDPTRVQVIKGPGSAVTAPALGMSFGDTAVMDDALTETSSPGSAALGRMQGIYMLSSQSGAALMVCANLVLTSGDHNGSTIAVLGRDDTAADVRELAVVGGTGKYRMANGYVLWKTTSMKGADATTQLDVYLTTGNATTIDAGGGGGSSGSKSSSGAGARRAGGGWVRACAVAVVVAVVGSSWGW, encoded by the coding sequence ATGGCTGCTGCTGTCAAGCAGAAGCAGGCCGCCTCCGTGGCGCTAGTCTTCCTCCTCGCCGTGTTGGTcgcgccgcctccggccgccgtGGTAGCGGCGGACGGCGACGGCACGACGCACCTGAGCTTCTTCATGCACGACATCGTGTCGGGCAGCGACCCGACTAGGGTGCAGGTGATCAAGGGCCCCGGGTCGGCAGTGACGGCCCCGGCGCTGGGCATGTCCTTCGGCGACACGGCCGTGATGGACGACGCGCTGACGGAGACCTCGTCGCCGGGCTCGGCGGCGCTGGGGCGGATGCAGGGCATCTACATGCTGTCGTCGCAGTCGGGCGCGGCGCTGATGGTGTGCGCCAACCTGGTGCTGACCTCGGGCGACCACAACGGCAGCACCATCGCCGTGCTGGGGCGCGACGACACGGCCGCCGACGTGCGGGAGCTCGCCGTCGTGGGCGGCACCGGCAAGTACAGGATGGCCAACGGGTACGTGCTGTGGAAGACGACCAGCATGAAGGGCGCCGACGCCACCACCCAGCTCGACGTCTACCTCACCACCGGCAACGCCACCACCATcgacgctggcggcggcggcgggtcctcTGGGTCCAAGTCGAGCTCGGGTGCTGGCGcgaggagggccggcggcgggtgggTGAGGGCGTGCGCCGTCGCCGTGGTGGTTGCGGTGGTTGGATCGTCCTGGGGTTGGTGA
- the LOC120659994 gene encoding dual specificity protein kinase shkD-like — protein sequence MDWTGQVFNICEQKLQKQLPTYAPFSGTNSSLGSHKPVPPNPYQVQPRKIKFICNFGGTFLPRPSDGELRYVGGERHLVQINQDMSWHELTCKTTKLIRRDHTIKYHLPGEQLNMLISITSDDDLRNMIDECVVLETNRERLTMYLFSAKDDEHNVHFLVARSSNAEKEAQFIALINGLTRPTMALRMQSLGSTSTNDLDQVMIGTKEDRLPAGTEEEDSLYIKAKSSQRVVVEPTKTSGGLLEKTLPTPNFITRMAKKDKAQNREGNLITSGRKISGVHFSPSVQSESIHAAQSGGGSDQGVSRHRPELQRTTTIIIEKGHQVPGAQEKGPPRKEMLVPLENINVNQLWSNSNNNSPTPHTGRAAYEVPASLSRGPEKTENQQTDSNNNKKPGRHNSQEEAMSHLAQEPSMKNKNYQLQNKMEMPAHGSESATPMQCHDDMGISSNQHTLEKSVATNSRTKQQPAVPLKGGHNLKKGHPSKLSSNSEETILSSSFTSSDKTTELKPHTLTLVRPSSERQQERSSSPRPDESSKMIKSRSVGAERNSPQIIISSQEVKDSTVPLISELEEHETKNSEQGLPETVALGRGLTSNVQIISNEDLEDLREMGSGAFGTVFHGKWKGTDVAIKRIKNSCFMLPSPQADKLLTEFWREAAIISNLHHPNILALYGVVNNGPGATLATVTEFMVNGSLKKVLLRNDKYLDWRKRIMLAMDAAIGMEYLHSKDIVHFDLKCDNLLVNVKDPSRPICKVADFGLSKMKQATLVSGGMRGTLPWMAPELLTMSGTKVSEKIDVYSFGIVMWEILTGEDPYDGMHYGGVIGGILSNTLRPPVPALCPQEWRKLMEQCWSTEPERRPSFNEVASRLRAILEASQREPQSNVHE from the exons ATGGACTGGACAGGACAAGTATTTAACATTTGTGAACAAAAACTGCAAAAGCAGCTGCCAACATATGCCCCATTCAGTGGCACCAACAGCAGCCTAGGATCACATAAGCCAGTCCCTCCAAACCCTTATCAAGTTCAACCAAGGAAgataaagtttatttgcaacTTTGGCGGCACATTCTTACCAAGGCCAAGTGACGGAGAGCTCCGCTATGTCGGCGGTGAGAGGCATCTGGTTCAGATTAATCAGGACATGTCATGGCATGAGCTGACCTGCAAAACAACAAAGCTAATAAGGCGGGATCACACAATCAAGTACCATCTCCCAGGCGAGCAACTGAACATGCTCATCTCCATCACCTCTGATGATGACCTTCGTAATATGATTGATGAGTGCGTTGTGCTAGAAACAAACAGAGAAAGGCTGACCATGTATCTTTTCTCTGCTAAAGACGATGAGCACAATGTGCACTTCCTTGTTGCACGCTCATCCAATGCAGAAAAAGAAGCACAGTTCATTGCTCTCATCAATGGACTCACCAGACCAACCATGGCATTAAGAATGCAAAGCCTTGGCAGCACCTCAACTAATGATCTAGATCAGGTAATGATTGGTACCAAAGAGGATAGGCTGCCAGCAGGCACGGAAGAGGAAGATTCACTGTACATCAAAGCTAAGTCCTCACAAAGGGTCGTTGTAGAACCAACCAAAACATCAGGTGGATTGCTGGAGAAGACACTTccaactccaaatttcataacaCGGATGGCCAAGAAAGACAAGGCACAAAACAGAGAAGGCAACCTAATCACCTCTGGTAGAAAGATAAGTGGTGTTCACTTTAGTCCATCTGTGCAATCTGAATCCATACATGCAGCTCAGAGTGGGGGAGGTAGTGATCAGGGTGTCTCAAGGCATCGGCCAGAACTGCAGCGAACTACTACAATCATAATCGAAAAGGGCCATCAAGTTCCAGGAGCTCAGGAAAAAGGACCACCAAGAAAAGAGATGCTGGTACCACTGGAGAACATCAATGTGAATCAATTATGGTCAAATTCAAACAACAATAGTCCAACACCACACACAGGTCGAGCCGCATATGAAGTGCCTGCATCTTTATCAAGGGGTCCCGAGAAAACAGAAAATCAACAAACAGACTCTAACAATAACAAGAAACCAGGAAGGCATAACAGCCAGGAAGAAGCTATGTCTCATTTAGCACAAGAACCATCAATGAAGAACAAGAACTACCAGTTGCAAAATAAGATGGAGATGCCTGCACATGGTTCTGAGTCTGCAACTCCTATGCAATGCCATGATGATATGGGCATCAGTTCAAACCAGCATACTCTTGAGAAGTCGGTCGCAACCAATAGCAGGACGAAGCAACAGCCAGCAGTTCCTCTCAAGGGTGGTCACAATTTAAAGAAAGGTCATCCTTCAAAGCTTTCCAGCAATAGCGAAGAAACAATACTTTCTAGCTCTTTCACATCTTCAGATAAGACAACTGAGCTGAAACCACATACTCTAACTCTAGTGCGTCCGTCAAGCGAGAGACAACAAGAGCGATCCAGCAGTCCAAGGCCAGATGAATCATCAAAAATGATAAAATCTCGGTCAGTCGGTGCTGAAAGAAATAGTCCTCAGATCATAATTTCATCTCAAGAAGTTAAAGATAGCACTGTGCCATTGATCTCAGAGCTTGAA GAACATGAAACCAAGAACAGTGAACAGGGTCTTCCTGAAACTGTAGCGTTAGGCAGGGGTCTTACAAGTAACGTCCAG ATAATAAGCAACGAGGACCTTGAAGATCTCCGTGAGATGGGCTCTGGTGCATTCGGAACAGTTTTCCATGGAAAATGGAAGGGAACAGATGTTGCTATTAAACGGATAAAGAACAGCTGCTTTATGTTACCATCACCTCAAGCAGATAAGCTG CTTACAGAATTTTGGAGAGAAGCAGCCATTATCTCAAATCTTCACCACCCAAATATTCTGGCACTTTATGGAGTTGTAAATAATGGACCTGGAGCAACATTAGCTACTGTGACAGAATTTATGGTCAATGGATCTCTCAAGAAAGTCCTCCTTCGCAATGACAAATATCTTGATTGGCGCAAACGGATCATGCTTGCAATGGATGCAGCCATTGGCATGGAGTACTTGCACTCCAAGGACATCGTCCATTTTGATTTGAAATGCGATAACCTACTAGTGAATGTTAAGGATCCGTCTCGTCCCATTTGCAAG GTTGCTGATTTTGGTTTATCAAAGATGAAACAAGCCACCCTGGTTTCCGGTGGAATGAGAGGAACTCTTCCATGGATGGCCCCGGAGTTGCTGACAATGAGTGGTACTAAAGTATCCGAAAAG ATTGATGTCTATTCTTTTGGCATCGTAATGTGGGAAATTCTCACGGGTGAGG
- the LOC120659970 gene encoding U3 small nucleolar RNA-associated protein 6 homolog translates to MADAVQYRLERMTDELDDLEHRGLFSRAELADVVRRRRDFEFRLRRRSPLRQDFLDYIAYELRLDALRNLRKRAIIRAAPTSDSDDDHEADTTKKNKRRNKKWKKSISDVAGVLRILDIYRMATVRFKGDLDLWFKYLEFCRGKRHGRMKQVLAQAIRFHPKVPGLWIYAAAWEFDQNLNVAAARALMQSGLRSCPQSEDMWIEYLRMELTYLNKLKARKVALGEDVKTLQKSDNDAGKWKDENKELFMPLNEQDEEPMDSKPAGDALEEKEDMFWRQGLLIIQTIYHGAVEALPSSLTLRKKFLEILNSVDLAHSDELKIEVLDDLRKDFSHSEDYWDWFARLQLTDLNNPNSLKGKDALSNKLNKSVQVYDEAVRRLPTSKMYSLYAKFWMDVLYPDREDSIASFQNPEFDASEFTSSILNVYESAESCGCLTEDLACQYVSFCLKLERLEEAKNLAEKLCNGPLSGAANLWSLRASMEINSVATAGSSPFSKENLSCLFDLFNTVLSKLPVAQTEGLWHMAMKVFSNEKVYFEKLVKCAMLSLSLAGGNDSGASVASAIIGWYLQRDGMKQARKMYKRLLALPRPSLKLFQYCIELEANLASLGDNSALANACKLYDSAIDYYPQEREVWRNYYNLELKVGTSETANAVYWRARKVLSDSTALIAPSC, encoded by the exons ATGGCGGACGCCGTCCAGTACCGCCTCGAGCGGATGACCGACGAGCTCGACGACCTCGAGCACCGGGGCCTCTTCAgccgcgccgagctcgccgacgtcgtccgccgccgccgcgacttcgagttccgcctccgccgccgctccccgctcCGCCAGGACTTCCTCGACTACATCGCCTAcgagctccgcctcgacgcgcTGCGCAACCTCCGCAAGCGCGCAATCATACGCGCCGCCCCCACCTCTGATTCCGACGACGACCATGAGGCAGACACGACCAAGAAGAATAAGAGGCGCAACAAGAAGTGGAAGAAGTCCATCTCCGACGTCGCGGGGGTCCTCCGCATCCTCGACATCTACAGGATGGCCACCGTCAGGTTCAAGGGAGACCTCGACCTATGGTTCAAATACCTCGAGTTCTGCCGCGGCAAGCGCCACGGGAGGATGAAGCAG GTTCTGGCGCAAGCTATTCGCTTCCATCCCAAGGTCCCTGGGCTTTGGATCTATGCGGCGGCCTGGGAATTCGACCAGAACCTGAATGTCGCTGCAGCACGTGCGCTGATGCAGAGTGGCCTCAGGTCCTGTCCACAATCAGAGGATATGTGGATCGAGTATCTTCGCATGGAGCTTACCTACCTTAACAAGCTCAAGGCAAGAAAGGTGGCTCTCGGAGAGGATGTGAAGACGCTGCAAAAGAGCGACAATGATGCTGGCAAGTGGAAAGACGAGAACAAAGAACTGTTCATGCCACTGAATGAACAAGACGAAGAGCCCATGGACTCCAAGCCAGCTGGAGATGCTCTGGAGGAGAAGGAAGACATGTTCTGGCGGCAAGGACTGTTAATCATCCAAACCATATATCATGGTGCGGTGGAAGCTCTTCCATCAAGCTTAACCTTGCGGAAGAAATTCTTGGAGATATTAAACAGCGTGGACTTGGCACATTCTGATGAGTTGAAGATTGAGGTCCTGGATGACCTCAGGAAAGATTTCTCCCACTCTGAGGACTACTGGGATTGGTTTGCTAGGCTTCAGCTTACTGATTTGAATAACCCCAACAGCTTGAAGGGAAAGGATGCTCTATCAAATAAGTTGAACAAATCAGTTCAG GTATATGATGAAGCTGTCAGAAGGCTGCCAACTTCCAAAATGTATTCCCTTTATGCGAAATTTTGGATGGATGTTCTATACCCTGACAGAGAAGATTCCATTGCATCATTCCAAAATCCTGAATTTGATGCTTCAGAATTCACTTCATCTATACTGAATGTTTATGAAAGTGCTGAATCATGTGGGTGTCTTACTGAGGATCTTGCTTGCCAATATGTATCATTTTGTTTGAAACTCGAAAGGCTGGAGGAAGCTAAGAATCTTGCAGAAAAGCTTTGCAACGGTCCTCTTTCAGGTGCTGCAAATTTGTGGAGCCTGAGAGCTTCTATGGAGATAAATTCGGTTGCTACTGCAGGCAGTTCTCCGTTCAGCAAGGAGAACTTGAGTTGTTTATTTGATCTATTCAACACTGTCCTTTCCAAATTACCCGTTGCTCAGACTGAGGGATTGTGGCACATG gcCATGAAAGTGTTTTCTAATGAGAAGGTATATTTCGAGAAGTTGGTGAAATGTGCGATGCTTTCGTTAAGTTTGGCTGGTGGGAATGATTCAGGTGCATCGGTTGCTTCTGCCATCATCGGATGGTATTTGCAAAGGGATGGTATGAAACAAGCTAGGAAGATGTATAAGAG GCTTCTCGCTCTACCACGTCCGAGCCTGAAGTTGTTCCAGTACTGCATAGAGCTGGAAGCTAACCTTGCATCGCTAGGAGACAATAGTGCCCTTGCAAATGCTTGTAAGCTTTATGATTCAGCAATCGACTACTATCCCCAGGAAAGGGAAGTGTGGAGAAACTACTACAACCTGGAATTGAAG GTGGGAACATCGGAAACTGCAAATGCTGTTTACTGGCGTGCTCGTAAGGTGCTCAGTGACtccactgccctgatcgcaccCAGTTGCTAG